One window of Thermacetogenium phaeum DSM 12270 genomic DNA carries:
- a CDS encoding DUF1614 domain-containing protein, with translation MRIPFGTIILLIISLLIYFGVAQRVLDKLRLSDRAALGAIAAIIVGSFINIPLPGWARLEASLNIGGGVVPIVLAGYLMTDTTNLERARALAGVVATAVAIYLAGLFLKAEPETMFMDPLYLYPLVGGVVAYLVGRSRRSAFIAATMGILLFDLITYLRMLISRIPGAVVIGGGGAFDAIVIAGLLAVLLAEFIGETRERLQGGPVERGRAQALLKHLKPLPVKNKKDGGGESGDPEKEN, from the coding sequence TTGCGCATACCGTTTGGAACGATTATCTTGCTTATTATCTCCCTGCTTATTTATTTTGGTGTGGCCCAACGGGTGCTGGATAAATTGAGGCTGTCGGACAGGGCAGCTCTGGGCGCGATTGCCGCCATTATCGTAGGCAGCTTTATCAATATCCCCCTGCCGGGTTGGGCGCGGCTGGAAGCTTCGCTCAACATAGGGGGAGGGGTAGTTCCCATCGTCCTGGCAGGCTATTTGATGACGGACACTACAAACCTGGAAAGGGCGCGGGCTTTGGCAGGAGTGGTTGCTACTGCGGTTGCCATTTATTTAGCGGGCTTATTCCTTAAAGCCGAACCGGAAACGATGTTCATGGATCCCCTTTATCTTTACCCTCTTGTCGGGGGGGTAGTTGCCTATCTGGTAGGCAGATCGCGCCGGAGCGCTTTTATCGCAGCTACAATGGGAATACTTCTCTTCGATTTGATAACCTATTTGCGGATGCTCATCTCACGCATCCCCGGTGCCGTGGTAATTGGGGGAGGGGGAGCTTTTGACGCCATCGTCATTGCCGGTCTGCTGGCCGTTCTACTGGCAGAGTTCATCGGGGAAACCAGGGAGCGCCTGCAGGGAGGTCCTGTGGAAAGGGGAAGGGCGCAGGCTCTGCTCAAGCATTTAAAACCTCTGCCCGTTAAAAATAAAAAGGATGGAGGGGGTGAATCGGGTGATCCGGAGAAGGAGAATTAG
- a CDS encoding capping complex subunit for YIEGIA, with amino-acid sequence MIKTILAVITTEPAIVAGGAPIFVARTPEEQEKLALYLSKVLGGMVHDLGNGVSIVVSH; translated from the coding sequence TTGATAAAAACGATCCTGGCCGTCATAACGACGGAACCCGCGATAGTGGCCGGAGGAGCTCCCATTTTCGTGGCGCGCACTCCTGAAGAGCAGGAAAAGCTGGCACTTTATTTGAGCAAGGTATTGGGTGGGATGGTCCATGACCTGGGAAATGGGGTGTCGATCGTTGTCAGCCACTAG
- the aroA gene encoding 3-phosphoshikimate 1-carboxyvinyltransferase, with protein MNLRVLPCRGLTGTCKVPGDKSISHRAAIIGALAEGTTEIDNYLFGADCLSTLRCLESLGVQVTCTENGVRVKGCGLKGLKEPEDILDAGNSGTTMRLLLGALSGQDFFAVLTGDRSLRGRPMGRVVKPLVMMGAEIHGRAGDTRAPLAVKGCSSLKPIAYNLPVASAQVKSAILLAGLNAPGTTCVIQPQKSRDHTERMLKSFGALIEVDGLAVRLQGGQPLQGRRIRVPGDISAAAFVIVAASILPDCEVVIEDVGINPTRIGILEVMERMGAQIEVTNRRDWNGEPVADLRVRSHGLCGTIIEGALLPRVIDEIPVLAVAAAAAEGKTEIRNAEELRFKETDRLQAIARELGKMGACLEERPDGLVIEGKGALKGARVHSWGDHRIAMALAVAGLLAGGETTIEDCDCVDVSFPGFATLLRSLGAVVETES; from the coding sequence ATGAATCTCAGGGTTTTGCCATGCCGGGGGCTTACAGGTACCTGCAAGGTTCCCGGGGATAAGTCTATTTCTCATCGTGCTGCCATAATCGGGGCGCTGGCCGAGGGGACTACCGAGATCGACAATTATCTTTTTGGCGCCGATTGTTTGAGCACTCTGCGCTGCCTGGAGTCTTTGGGAGTGCAGGTTACCTGCACAGAGAATGGGGTCCGCGTCAAGGGATGCGGGCTCAAGGGGTTGAAGGAACCGGAGGACATTCTGGATGCCGGCAACTCAGGAACCACCATGCGGCTGCTGCTTGGTGCCCTCTCCGGCCAGGACTTTTTTGCGGTATTAACGGGGGATCGTTCTTTGCGTGGTCGTCCGATGGGCCGCGTTGTCAAGCCTCTGGTCATGATGGGGGCGGAAATTCATGGGCGCGCCGGTGATACCAGGGCACCTCTGGCCGTTAAAGGGTGCTCCTCCTTAAAGCCGATCGCTTACAATCTTCCTGTAGCTAGCGCCCAGGTGAAATCGGCAATTCTCTTGGCGGGTTTGAACGCGCCTGGAACGACCTGCGTGATCCAACCTCAGAAAAGCAGGGATCATACCGAAAGAATGCTGAAGTCGTTCGGTGCTCTAATCGAAGTCGATGGACTTGCTGTGCGCCTGCAGGGGGGTCAGCCCCTACAGGGCAGACGGATCCGGGTGCCCGGGGACATTTCGGCAGCGGCGTTTGTGATCGTGGCGGCCAGCATTTTGCCTGATTGTGAGGTCGTGATCGAAGATGTGGGAATCAATCCAACCCGCATTGGGATTCTCGAGGTGATGGAGAGGATGGGGGCTCAGATCGAAGTCACCAACCGGCGGGACTGGAATGGAGAGCCGGTAGCCGACCTCAGGGTCCGGTCTCACGGCCTTTGCGGAACTATTATTGAGGGCGCTCTTCTGCCGCGGGTGATCGATGAGATTCCCGTTCTGGCCGTTGCAGCAGCGGCGGCAGAGGGCAAAACCGAGATCAGGAATGCCGAAGAGCTGCGTTTTAAAGAGACCGACCGGTTGCAGGCCATTGCCCGCGAACTGGGGAAAATGGGAGCATGCCTGGAGGAAAGACCTGACGGTTTGGTGATAGAAGGTAAAGGAGCTCTAAAAGGTGCCCGGGTGCATTCCTGGGGGGACCACAGGATTGCCATGGCTTTAGCGGTGGCGGGGCTGTTAGCTGGAGGGGAAACAACGATAGAGGACTGTGACTGTGTCGATGTTTCTTTTCCCGGTTTTGCCACACTCTTGAGATCGCTGGGTGCGGTGGTAGAAACGGAAAGCTAG
- a CDS encoding FmdB family zinc ribbon protein yields MPVYSFACKKCGEEFTKLVSIKEREQVACPHCGERELKQLFGRFNYVKITQKYNPGCNVASNCVQAKKYGCGKYAPNPVPMPHS; encoded by the coding sequence ATGCCGGTCTACAGTTTCGCCTGTAAAAAGTGCGGTGAGGAGTTTACGAAGTTGGTCAGCATCAAGGAAAGGGAGCAAGTTGCCTGTCCTCACTGCGGAGAAAGAGAGCTGAAGCAGCTGTTCGGCAGGTTTAATTATGTGAAGATTACCCAAAAATATAACCCCGGCTGTAATGTTGCCAGCAACTGTGTTCAGGCCAAGAAGTACGGCTGTGGGAAGTACGCGCCTAACCCGGTGCCGATGCCTCATTCTTAA
- a CDS encoding YIEGIA family protein codes for MPYQWSIVAGLAAGVLARIFMLRVDYRQYPTYPHDVITHLALGFIAALIGAVLIPALLSKEYTAVTFLALAAEQFRNVRNMERETLTKLDETELVPRGVDYIEGIARTFEARNYLTIITSVIVSGFFIWLGWYAAMAATVVIILVTQVLKTGQLVGDIAEVVPGKLHFQGPLLMVDDIFIMNIGLSATREKILAEGMGVIIKPKDDNGRAVLHNIGQRQAILHTAAALLGTKREIDELDFTPLARKDIDTGAVGVFILPLEKDFECLRNIIERTPVLESASRKPLASRAGRIASD; via the coding sequence ATGCCGTACCAGTGGAGCATCGTCGCAGGATTAGCTGCCGGCGTCCTGGCCAGGATATTCATGCTGCGTGTAGATTACAGGCAGTATCCTACCTATCCCCATGATGTAATAACTCACCTCGCCCTCGGTTTTATCGCAGCCTTAATAGGTGCGGTCCTGATCCCGGCTTTGTTGTCGAAGGAGTATACCGCCGTCACCTTTCTTGCTTTGGCAGCCGAACAGTTTCGCAATGTCCGGAATATGGAGAGGGAGACCCTGACGAAGCTCGACGAAACGGAGCTCGTCCCGAGAGGGGTTGATTATATCGAGGGGATCGCCAGAACATTTGAGGCCCGCAATTACCTGACGATTATCACTTCTGTCATTGTCAGTGGTTTTTTCATCTGGTTGGGATGGTATGCAGCGATGGCAGCTACGGTTGTGATTATTCTGGTCACTCAAGTGTTGAAAACAGGTCAACTTGTCGGCGACATTGCCGAGGTCGTTCCGGGCAAACTCCACTTTCAAGGCCCTCTTCTGATGGTGGACGATATCTTTATTATGAATATTGGTCTGAGCGCAACGAGAGAAAAGATTCTGGCGGAGGGGATGGGTGTGATTATTAAGCCCAAAGATGACAACGGGAGGGCGGTACTGCATAACATCGGGCAGCGGCAGGCGATCCTGCATACGGCCGCAGCTCTGCTGGGCACGAAAAGAGAGATCGATGAGCTGGATTTCACCCCTCTGGCGCGCAAAGACATCGACACGGGAGCTGTAGGGGTATTTATACTTCCTTTAGAAAAGGATTTCGAATGCTTGAGGAATATAATCGAGCGCACGCCCGTGCTCGAGAGCGCTTCGCGGAAGCCTCTGGCCAGCAGGGCGGGACGGATTGCTTCCGATTGA
- a CDS encoding bifunctional 4-hydroxy-3-methylbut-2-enyl diphosphate reductase/30S ribosomal protein S1 has translation MSEGKIIRAKSAGFCFGVRRALDLVEKALLDGCQICSFGPLIHNPQVVDSLRKKGVEIIDDLGKAAGRPVIIRSHGAAPEVFQQAQEQGIEIIDATCPFVRRIQNQAAELVREGYLVVIVGQVDHPEVRGILGWAGAGAIVVQGMEDLNSLKVTAKVGLLAQTTQNRSHYFAVARSLLGKTQELRVFDTICHASQARQEEAAAIAQRADVMIVIGGRDSANTNQLAEICRRFTRTYHIESVADLKANVDMELVRGAHLIGVTAGASTPDWIIEEVIESMAMFDEEMEKAQGGEVEAVSDTTPQSATEENPPTGQEQHEPGQEEMMNLDLGTPRQIQQGDIISGSVVQVRDDEVLLDIGGKSEGVIPRQELSLKNTGNPIEEIKVGDVLDVYVLRVDNDEGQLLLSKKRADRIKALDFLEKALAEKTELAGEVVRVVKGGLLVDVLGIRGFVPASLIERGYVGDLEKYLGKTLRLRVIEFDRNKAKVVLSQKAILQEEHLEAQRRLWETIEPDQIRKGTVRHLTNFGAFVDLGGVDGLLHISELSWGRVKHPSDVVQEGDEIEVYVLSVDKERKRISLSLKQVQGNPWDTVDERYQVGEIVTGTVVRLVSFGAFVELEPGVEGLVHISRMADYHVEKPEDIVAVGEQIQVKILDINKQDQRISLSIKDARSDKNEPRGNTQEEEKSQPASAGVGVNLGEVFGDLLTRAD, from the coding sequence ATGAGCGAAGGGAAAATTATTCGTGCCAAAAGCGCTGGCTTTTGCTTTGGGGTGAGAAGAGCTCTCGATCTCGTCGAAAAGGCGCTGCTTGATGGTTGCCAGATATGTTCCTTCGGCCCCCTTATCCATAATCCTCAGGTCGTGGATTCCCTACGGAAAAAAGGGGTTGAAATCATTGACGACCTGGGCAAGGCGGCGGGAAGGCCGGTTATCATCAGGTCGCACGGAGCCGCCCCCGAGGTCTTTCAACAGGCGCAGGAACAAGGGATTGAGATCATTGACGCAACCTGTCCCTTCGTTCGAAGAATTCAGAACCAAGCAGCAGAGCTGGTCCGTGAAGGTTATCTGGTGGTGATTGTGGGGCAGGTCGATCACCCTGAGGTTCGAGGGATCCTCGGTTGGGCAGGGGCAGGGGCGATCGTGGTACAGGGGATGGAGGATTTAAACTCCCTTAAAGTTACTGCTAAGGTCGGTCTACTTGCCCAGACCACCCAGAACCGCTCTCATTATTTTGCTGTTGCCAGGTCTTTGTTGGGAAAGACTCAGGAGTTGCGAGTATTCGACACGATCTGCCACGCCAGCCAGGCTCGTCAAGAGGAGGCAGCAGCGATTGCACAACGGGCAGATGTGATGATCGTCATAGGTGGTAGAGACAGCGCCAATACCAATCAGCTGGCCGAAATCTGCCGCAGGTTTACCAGAACCTATCATATAGAAAGTGTTGCGGATTTAAAGGCGAATGTGGATATGGAGTTGGTGCGGGGCGCGCACCTGATCGGGGTAACTGCTGGGGCCTCGACCCCAGATTGGATAATTGAGGAGGTTATTGAAAGTATGGCGATGTTTGACGAAGAGATGGAAAAAGCACAAGGGGGCGAGGTAGAGGCTGTCAGCGATACCACCCCGCAAAGCGCAACCGAGGAAAATCCCCCTACCGGCCAGGAACAACATGAGCCGGGGCAGGAGGAGATGATGAACCTGGATTTGGGAACTCCCCGCCAGATCCAACAAGGGGACATCATCAGCGGTTCGGTTGTGCAGGTGCGCGATGATGAGGTTCTGCTGGACATCGGAGGCAAATCGGAGGGAGTTATCCCCCGCCAGGAGTTGTCGTTGAAAAACACCGGCAATCCAATAGAGGAGATCAAAGTGGGGGATGTCCTTGATGTCTACGTCTTGCGCGTGGATAATGACGAAGGGCAACTCCTTCTCTCCAAGAAGCGGGCGGATCGCATTAAAGCTCTGGATTTTCTCGAAAAGGCGCTGGCTGAGAAAACAGAGCTGGCGGGAGAAGTTGTCCGTGTGGTAAAGGGTGGGCTCCTCGTTGATGTCCTCGGAATTCGGGGATTTGTACCGGCATCCCTCATCGAGCGCGGTTATGTCGGAGACCTGGAAAAGTACCTTGGTAAGACCCTGCGGTTGCGGGTTATCGAGTTTGATCGCAATAAAGCAAAGGTTGTGCTTTCCCAAAAAGCGATATTACAGGAAGAGCATCTGGAGGCCCAGAGAAGACTTTGGGAAACCATCGAGCCAGACCAGATAAGAAAGGGTACGGTCCGGCACTTAACCAATTTTGGTGCCTTTGTGGATCTCGGAGGGGTTGACGGCTTGCTGCATATATCCGAGCTTTCCTGGGGGCGCGTTAAACATCCTTCGGATGTCGTTCAGGAAGGGGACGAGATTGAGGTTTATGTGCTTTCCGTGGACAAGGAGAGAAAAAGGATTTCCCTCAGCCTCAAACAGGTACAGGGCAACCCGTGGGATACGGTGGATGAACGCTACCAGGTAGGGGAGATCGTTACCGGCACGGTCGTTCGCCTGGTCTCTTTTGGGGCTTTCGTGGAACTCGAGCCCGGTGTGGAGGGTTTAGTCCACATTTCCCGCATGGCGGACTATCATGTTGAAAAACCGGAGGATATCGTTGCCGTCGGTGAACAGATACAGGTAAAGATACTGGACATTAACAAGCAGGACCAGAGGATCAGTTTGAGCATTAAAGATGCCCGTTCTGATAAAAACGAACCGAGGGGGAACACGCAAGAAGAAGAGAAGTCTCAGCCGGCCAGTGCGGGAGTCGGTGTTAATTTGGGGGAGGTTTTCGGGGACCTGCTCACCAGAGCCGATTAA
- a CDS encoding lysophospholipid acyltransferase family protein, producing the protein MFYRLCRGLFRILFTFLCRWEIEGLQNVPEKGPVLIIANHISNWDPIVVGSALKRQVHFMAKQELFKIPVLSLIIKALGAFPVDRQRVDRAAIRRALELLENGKVVCIFPEGTRSKSGELLAPNSGAAYLALKSGAPVCPVALLGTDHIFSRGCFRKFRVRIGPLLDLRGQDRRDYQQVAFLMMEKIRELFSSSAQISRNLFSPAENTIKEKKGIG; encoded by the coding sequence ATGTTTTATCGACTCTGTCGCGGTCTTTTCCGCATCTTGTTTACTTTCCTTTGCCGGTGGGAGATCGAAGGATTGCAGAACGTACCGGAGAAAGGCCCTGTTCTTATCATTGCCAATCACATCAGCAACTGGGACCCGATAGTCGTAGGAAGTGCCTTGAAGCGTCAAGTGCACTTTATGGCCAAGCAAGAACTTTTTAAGATACCGGTTCTTTCTTTAATCATTAAGGCACTCGGAGCTTTCCCCGTTGACCGCCAACGGGTCGATCGGGCTGCCATCAGGAGGGCTCTGGAGCTGTTGGAAAACGGCAAGGTTGTTTGCATTTTTCCGGAAGGGACGCGCAGTAAGTCGGGTGAACTCCTTGCGCCGAACTCAGGTGCCGCCTACCTTGCCTTGAAGAGCGGAGCCCCTGTCTGCCCGGTGGCTCTTCTGGGAACCGATCACATCTTCAGCCGGGGTTGTTTCAGGAAATTTCGGGTTAGAATTGGCCCCCTTCTGGATCTGAGGGGGCAAGACAGGCGGGACTACCAGCAGGTTGCCTTTTTGATGATGGAAAAGATTCGAGAATTATTTAGTTCTTCGGCTCAAATTAGCAGGAATCTTTTCTCGCCTGCCGAAAACACTATAAAAGAGAAGAAAGGGATAGGATGA
- the aroF gene encoding 3-deoxy-7-phosphoheptulonate synthase: MIVVMSPQATEKEVEAVRSKLLKKGLTVRLFRGNRGFIIEAFGDGPQILDMALEIMPGVEKVISPLPPFKLVSREFKREDTLIRMGDQVIGGKEIHLIAGPCAVEDKVQFLEIAHAVKEAGATFLRGGVYKPRTSPYSFQGLAEEGLAILHEARAQTGLLIVTEVMDPRLVPLVASCADILQIGARNMQNFPLLREVASVDKPILLKRGPAAEIEEWLMAAEYLLLGGNSKVILCERGVKTFERFTRNTLDLSAVPVLQRLSHLPVFVDPSHGTGKWWLVPPMSKAAVAAGADGLLLEVHPSPCDALSDGQQSLTPENFRALVGEVKKVAEAVDRCLPNCLAAGL, from the coding sequence TTGATCGTAGTAATGAGTCCCCAGGCAACGGAGAAGGAAGTGGAAGCCGTACGGTCGAAACTGCTCAAGAAAGGTTTAACCGTACGTCTTTTTCGCGGTAACAGGGGTTTTATTATTGAAGCGTTCGGCGACGGCCCTCAGATTTTGGATATGGCCCTCGAGATTATGCCTGGTGTAGAAAAGGTGATCTCCCCCCTCCCTCCTTTCAAGCTCGTAAGCCGGGAATTTAAACGGGAAGACACCCTGATCAGGATGGGGGATCAGGTTATTGGAGGTAAGGAGATTCATCTGATTGCCGGGCCCTGTGCTGTTGAGGATAAGGTTCAGTTTCTGGAGATTGCCCATGCAGTAAAAGAGGCGGGAGCTACGTTTTTAAGGGGTGGTGTTTACAAACCCCGCACCTCTCCCTATTCTTTTCAGGGCCTTGCTGAAGAAGGGCTGGCAATTCTACATGAGGCCCGTGCTCAAACCGGCCTTCTGATCGTTACAGAGGTGATGGATCCTCGTCTTGTGCCGTTGGTAGCCTCTTGCGCCGATATTCTGCAGATCGGAGCCCGCAATATGCAGAACTTTCCTCTGCTGCGGGAGGTTGCAAGTGTTGACAAGCCGATTCTGCTCAAGCGCGGCCCGGCAGCGGAGATTGAGGAATGGTTAATGGCTGCGGAATATCTCCTGTTGGGAGGGAACAGCAAGGTTATCTTGTGTGAACGTGGAGTTAAAACCTTTGAGAGGTTCACCAGAAATACCCTTGATTTGAGCGCTGTTCCTGTTCTCCAACGCCTTTCTCATCTCCCGGTGTTTGTCGATCCCAGCCACGGTACGGGAAAATGGTGGCTTGTTCCTCCGATGTCCAAAGCCGCCGTGGCGGCGGGTGCGGATGGATTGTTGCTGGAAGTTCACCCATCCCCTTGCGATGCTCTTTCAGACGGACAGCAGTCCCTGACACCGGAGAATTTCCGGGCTCTCGTCGGGGAAGTCAAAAAAGTTGCCGAAGCGGTGGACAGGTGCCTGCCCAACTGCCTCGCAGCCGGTTTATAA
- the cmk gene encoding (d)CMP kinase — translation MPPGFNIAIDGPAGSGKSTVARKLAQKLGLLYVDTGAMYRAVTYLVLKSGIDPADESAVTAFTQGLRFSLVRFLPKGVVDLWCNGEEVTPYLREPEVSRRVAEIAALRGVREHLVRCQRLFARKGGVVMEGRDIGTVVLPDSEYKFFLTAAPDVRLARREKELLADGRHFTKEELRREMNYRDEMDLKREIAPLKPASDAVVIDCTSLTVEEVVAKMLRICRGV, via the coding sequence GTGCCTCCTGGTTTTAATATTGCCATCGACGGGCCTGCCGGTTCCGGAAAGAGCACTGTTGCCAGAAAACTGGCGCAAAAACTGGGGTTACTGTATGTGGATACGGGTGCCATGTATCGGGCCGTAACATATCTCGTGCTTAAATCCGGGATTGACCCGGCCGACGAGTCGGCCGTCACCGCCTTCACTCAAGGACTTCGATTTTCCCTTGTCCGTTTCCTGCCGAAGGGTGTGGTCGATCTCTGGTGCAATGGGGAGGAAGTTACGCCTTACCTGCGGGAGCCCGAAGTTTCTCGAAGGGTGGCTGAGATCGCAGCCCTTCGCGGAGTGCGCGAACACCTTGTTCGCTGTCAGCGCCTTTTTGCCCGCAAGGGAGGGGTGGTGATGGAAGGACGGGATATCGGTACCGTCGTTTTGCCCGATAGTGAATATAAGTTCTTTCTGACCGCCGCCCCTGACGTCAGGCTGGCGCGCCGGGAAAAAGAACTGCTCGCCGACGGCCGGCATTTTACAAAAGAGGAATTACGGCGGGAAATGAATTATCGTGACGAAATGGATCTCAAGAGAGAAATTGCTCCTTTGAAGCCGGCATCTGATGCTGTGGTAATCGATTGTACCAGCCTGACGGTGGAAGAGGTGGTCGCCAAAATGCTGAGGATTTGTCGAGGGGTATAG
- the spoIIP gene encoding stage II sporulation protein P, giving the protein MIRRRRISFSIATFGLFLLITCCAVALADEASAATTAETERRDGGYYTIVDERNQKIHCTAIILSKGDEFITADNLRYRITEVKGNIARAQLIGREKDEKAAAGFWGFLWLQLMTAQKSNGVGIYHTHSDESYVPTDGTDSIYANGGILKVGEAFAKKLRHLGFEVYHSKRPHDPHDINSYYRSRRTAVELLQKRPQALFDVHRDATPPEVYAASVKGQEVTQVKFVLGRTNPNLSANLDFAKRIKRVLDRTHPGLVKGILLVASDFNQDLAPNSLLIEVGSHTNSRDAAERGVAFFAEALPEVLGVEPRQPGAPAPPVPENKGSWKALFWALFLVAGAVGGYLYINTGSLEKSWYQIRDFISRLKVGESLSRVRDVFFRIKSKQ; this is encoded by the coding sequence GTGATCCGGAGAAGGAGAATTAGCTTTTCTATTGCTACTTTTGGGTTGTTTTTGCTCATCACTTGCTGTGCGGTTGCCCTGGCTGATGAGGCCTCTGCGGCCACGACAGCCGAGACCGAGCGGAGGGATGGCGGATATTACACCATTGTCGATGAGCGCAACCAAAAAATTCACTGCACCGCGATCATTCTCAGCAAAGGGGATGAATTCATCACCGCGGACAATCTGCGCTACCGGATCACCGAAGTCAAAGGGAACATTGCTCGGGCGCAGCTGATCGGAAGGGAAAAAGATGAGAAAGCGGCGGCCGGCTTTTGGGGGTTCCTCTGGCTGCAGTTGATGACGGCTCAGAAAAGTAATGGTGTTGGTATTTACCACACCCACAGCGATGAGTCCTATGTTCCCACTGATGGAACCGACAGCATTTACGCCAATGGCGGAATCTTAAAAGTGGGTGAAGCCTTTGCGAAGAAATTGCGCCACCTGGGGTTTGAGGTTTATCACAGTAAGCGCCCTCATGACCCTCATGACATCAATTCTTACTATCGCTCCCGGCGTACAGCAGTGGAGCTGCTCCAGAAAAGGCCTCAGGCGCTCTTTGATGTTCACCGGGATGCCACACCACCGGAGGTTTATGCCGCCAGTGTCAAAGGACAAGAGGTTACCCAAGTAAAATTTGTGCTAGGAAGAACTAATCCCAATTTGAGTGCCAATCTCGATTTTGCCAAAAGAATAAAAAGGGTTTTAGACCGGACCCATCCCGGCTTGGTCAAAGGCATCCTGCTCGTCGCCAGCGACTTCAATCAGGATCTGGCGCCTAATTCTCTGTTAATCGAAGTGGGTTCTCATACCAACAGTCGGGATGCAGCGGAGAGGGGTGTTGCCTTCTTCGCCGAGGCGCTTCCTGAGGTTTTAGGGGTAGAGCCCCGGCAACCGGGCGCTCCTGCTCCTCCCGTCCCGGAGAACAAGGGTTCCTGGAAGGCGCTTTTCTGGGCGCTGTTCCTCGTAGCTGGTGCCGTTGGCGGTTACCTGTACATTAACACCGGAAGTCTGGAGAAATCCTGGTACCAGATCCGCGACTTCATCTCTCGCCTGAAAGTAGGGGAATCCTTGAGCCGGGTCCGTGATGTTTTCTTCCGGATCAAATCAAAACAATGA
- a CDS encoding DUF3189 family protein, translating to MARIVYHCYGGSHSSVTAAGIHLGILPRERTARADELLQVPHFDRRESITHGHFRFIGRDRSGNEIFVLGKRRAGRDLSVHLYRVAKIFGCENRICLVDTTKPINLLMIVGGFLSRGLRAASLGRPLVLLGTRLAYSYLLRLVEKVQEDIREGQATAVNGEEVSLPQRRALFYICPEKDPLAVLTAMLHLQPGLPEDVLLDRFFLLKSQFTGKLGEVYFVGKTAGYDVYLLGAGREPQILSRIMREMRFLIAIPQNYLMIAESSGTPVFLRLTCRLFLLPGMFRMLRLLTRAILSLSLDYCLRESLRIKLAIKEGILD from the coding sequence ATGGCCAGAATAGTCTATCACTGCTACGGTGGTTCCCACTCGTCGGTAACAGCAGCGGGAATCCATCTCGGCATCCTTCCCAGGGAGAGGACTGCACGGGCGGACGAACTCCTGCAGGTACCCCATTTTGACAGAAGGGAATCGATAACTCACGGTCATTTCCGTTTTATCGGCCGTGACCGCAGTGGAAATGAAATATTTGTGCTGGGTAAACGGAGGGCGGGGCGGGATCTATCCGTCCATTTGTACAGAGTGGCGAAAATATTCGGCTGCGAAAACAGAATTTGTCTGGTAGACACGACAAAACCGATCAATCTCCTGATGATTGTGGGGGGATTTCTTTCCCGCGGTTTGAGGGCCGCCTCCCTGGGGCGTCCCCTGGTCCTGTTGGGCACGCGCCTTGCCTATTCATATCTTTTGCGGCTCGTCGAAAAGGTTCAGGAAGACATTAGAGAAGGCCAAGCGACAGCGGTCAATGGCGAGGAAGTATCTTTGCCGCAGCGCCGCGCTCTTTTCTACATATGCCCTGAAAAAGACCCGCTTGCCGTTTTGACTGCAATGCTTCACCTGCAGCCCGGGCTACCAGAGGATGTTCTGTTGGACAGATTCTTTTTATTAAAGAGCCAATTTACCGGTAAATTGGGAGAGGTGTACTTTGTTGGTAAAACCGCCGGTTATGATGTCTACTTGCTGGGGGCCGGAAGGGAGCCGCAGATCCTTTCCCGCATAATGCGAGAAATGCGTTTTCTTATTGCGATACCCCAGAACTACCTGATGATTGCTGAGAGCAGCGGAACACCGGTATTTTTGAGGCTCACCTGCCGGCTGTTCTTGCTGCCCGGGATGTTCAGAATGCTGCGCCTCTTAACAAGGGCAATTCTGTCGCTTTCTCTTGATTATTGCCTGCGGGAAAGCTTGAGAATCAAGCTCGCCATAAAAGAGGGGATTCTTGACTAA
- the mobA gene encoding molybdenum cofactor guanylyltransferase, translated as MRASGVILAGGKCSRFRSNKALAEIASQRLIDRIVSEFKAVFSKIILVTNTPDEYRSLDVDLISDIIPGRGPLSGIHAGLVSSPFDLNFVVACDMPFIKRELIAYLVRRAEPGDDVIVPVVEGYPEPLTAVYRKSCLGPIENCLAAGKYQVKSFYPLVNVKYIPEEDLLAYGGKRNFFNINTRDDYRLAMEMEQRS; from the coding sequence ATGAGGGCTTCAGGGGTAATTCTGGCCGGAGGAAAGTGCTCGCGCTTCCGCAGCAATAAGGCGCTGGCGGAGATCGCTTCCCAAAGGCTGATCGACAGAATCGTCTCCGAGTTCAAAGCTGTTTTTTCGAAAATAATTCTTGTAACAAATACCCCTGACGAATATAGAAGCCTGGATGTCGACCTGATTTCCGACATTATTCCGGGGAGGGGCCCGTTAAGCGGGATTCATGCAGGACTTGTGTCATCTCCTTTCGATCTTAATTTTGTTGTTGCCTGCGATATGCCGTTTATCAAGAGGGAATTGATCGCCTATCTGGTCCGGCGGGCAGAGCCTGGCGATGATGTGATCGTTCCTGTGGTGGAAGGTTACCCTGAGCCCCTGACTGCTGTTTACAGAAAATCCTGCCTGGGACCCATAGAGAACTGCCTTGCGGCAGGAAAATATCAGGTGAAGTCATTCTACCCTCTGGTTAATGTTAAATATATCCCCGAAGAGGATTTGCTGGCGTACGGAGGCAAGAGGAACTTTTTTAATATCAACACCAGGGATGACTACAGATTGGCAATGGAAATGGAGCAGAGATCGTAA